From a region of the Anoplopoma fimbria isolate UVic2021 breed Golden Eagle Sablefish chromosome 16, Afim_UVic_2022, whole genome shotgun sequence genome:
- the trim63b gene encoding E3 ubiquitin-protein ligase TRIM63, translating to MDVQRTGSMVRPPSPMDSLEKQLSCPICLEMFTKPVVILPCQHNLCRSCASDLYDSRNPYRFSGGVFRCPTCRFEVVLDRHGVHGLQRNLLVENIIDLYKQQQEGSGDGSGSTETTLKPKESKEPMCQEHEDEKINIYCMTCQVPTCSMCKVFGQHKDCEVSPLSSVYQAQKGELSNAIDTLVAGNGRLQALINQMDDACRAVQDNAQRAKQGLAERFDLLYAVLEERKTVLLEQIGKEQDEKVAALRALAQRYGERLQTSSELTDTAVRALEQGAPAQFLLASKGLITQTKDAAKGSLGEERPEPGFEKMDHFTLSTEHVEAVLAKMDFGVCDEDEFEDAEEEEEEEEEE from the coding sequence ATGGACGTTCAGAGGACAGGGTCTATGGTTCGGCCCCCGAGCCCCATGGATAGCCTGGAGAAGCAGCTGAGCTGCCCCATCTGCCTGGAAATGTTTACCAAACCCGTGGTCATCCTGCCTTGCCAGCACAACCTGTGCCGTAGCTGTGCCAGCGACCTCTACGACTCCCGCAACCCGTACCGCTTCTCCGGCGGTGTTTTCCGCTGTCCTACCTGCCGCTTTGAGGTCGTGCTTGACCGCCATGGCGTGCACGGGCTCCAGCGAAACCTGCTGGTAGAAAACATTATTGACCTCTACAAGCAGCAGCAAGAAGGCAGTGGCGACGGCAGCGGAAGCACAGAAACCACCCTGAAGCCCAAAGAATCCAAAGAGCCGATGTGCCAAGAGCACGAGGACGagaaaatcaacatttactGCATGACGTGTCAGGTACCTACCTGCTCCATGTGCAAAGTGTTCGGCCAGCACAAGGACTGTGAGGTGTCACCATTGTCAAGTGTTTACCAGGCCCAGAAGGGCGAACTGAGCAACGCCATCGACACCCTGGTGGCCGGCAATGGCCGCCTGCAGGCCCTAATCAACCAGATGGATGACGCCTGCCGTGCGGTCCAGGACAACGCACAGCGCGCCAAGCAGGGGCTGGCCGAGCGCTTCGACCTGCTGTACGCCGTCCTGGAAGAGCGCAAGACAGTCCTGCTTGAGCAGATCGGCAAAGAGCAAGACGAGAAGGTAGCAGCTCTTCGGGCGCTGGCTCAGCGTTACGGCGAGCGGCTGCAGACCAGTTCGGAGCTCACCGACACGGCGGTGAGGGCCCTGGAGCAGGGGGCCCCCGCTCAGTTCCTGTTGGCCTCCAAGGGCCTCATCACCCAGACCAAAGACGCAGCGAAAGGCTCGCTGGGGGAAGAGAGGCCGGAGCCAGGCTTCGAGAAGATGGACCACTTCACTTTGTCGACGGAGCACGTTGAGGCAGTCCTGGCAAAAATGGACTTCGGagtgtgtgatgaagatgaatttGAGGAtgcggaggaggaagaggaggaagaggaggaggaataa